The Nomia melanderi isolate GNS246 chromosome 7, iyNomMela1, whole genome shotgun sequence genome includes a window with the following:
- the nahoda gene encoding DOMON-like domain-containing protein nahoda isoform X2: protein MRGTRSYFGGFRLQILDALDRPLVDLTPVTKSSEFVEDDATAQSYAVQLPQNFTCTDCTIRLLREAEEWGSSYRFWSCADIDIIERKTYREDCSGHGRYLLGRCRCDRLYHGTRCEFKEECLDDSDCGIQGTCIDNGGTTAPTKHCYCNIGWFGPGCAKKSPIKTLDVDLDAYTMKKFSDNFTFYWRILKESKELEGVMVVNGTSWVGVGWRPTDLTPACRAFPEIREKPKGEPLPQPEPKSEPEPESQPKAEPKPEPEPEPEPEFGTERSGAKRRSAKAHDVTPLAATPPSDADVTVQTSVTYRVSTKQGRKKRSPDSVSPSTNGEPVVEPSTVDSTNTTPEPIPEPKSEPEPEPEPKSEPEPSPAPEPKSEPEPKSEPEPKSEPEPKSEPEPKSDALIPVSKSASKPESSQLKSPPKAEARAYSEPKSEPEPKSEPEPSSEPEPKSEPEPSSEPEPKSEPEPSSEPEPKSEPEPSSEPEPKSEPEPEPKSEPEPSSEPEPKSEPEPNSEPEPKSEPTSEPEPISGPKSSATKAILPGPVHKYTPKHDFNPMDCTDIIIGSARGNSHKIADYYTRDRSTPRKDDYWGGRDTLTAAMGFERDGVTTIMFRRKLAANEPTDHEIVDGNMQVIWAKGQEPGNYVHNPPSGIEKAKVSVKDFYKADELKYHGHGSQRGALTLNFFEEKRRQEMAANGDATMQAASCQGEWHYPRHCSPDNGTCEYSIQWTYKSRRDQLSFVISTTHTNTWTGIGFSDDEKMSQTDAVLGWVDDKSGRAFLMDTWISGYNAPLLDPSQDIFNIGGTKADGVTTLRFSRKRVTKDNRDLSFTDDHCLYMMYPVKGGIFNAVSKKIRKHDSVPVVSAERICIKSCGDEELEDMTTPAPPRLHYNVEVKLVNLGDGFTAPVPGSSDFEVISNTISDSFSPVLEKLPGYYQIRLNELQKDEEQNGVIARMDLILDKNEVKGRSLKPLDTSVAAEKALKEALVNGKVGALSVDPQYLIIKAPRVNDLNGEDADEGSSFTSDLFLDQTKLYIVVGCVAALLALVLLQASCTLYRSSRRRTTKDRLIASNAWKDYASGANTNFAFEAFETEEKAPPPPVSSLPRHREMTGNGLGGTDQVEGPNRMVGPRATYSLPRAPGSRHTAPIQPGYYTQDRRDHYQRSKSSMHNPASGVSSQPNQPDFYFMPSQRKYSGEVVRVYVDYGSQATK from the exons ATGCGCGGGACGCGTTCGTATTTT GGAGGATTTCGATTACAAATCCTAGACGCCCTCGACAGGCCTCTGGTCGATTTGACTCCCGTGACAAAGAGCAGCGAGTTCGTGGAGGATGATGCCAC GGCACAGAGTTACGCTGTACAATTACCCCAGAATTTCACTTGCACCGACTGCACCATCAGACTTCTGAGAGAAGCCGAGGAATGGGGCTCGAGTTACAGATTCTGGTCCTGCGCCGATATCGAT ATTATCGAGAGGAAGACCTATAGAGAGGACTGTAGCGGCCACGGCCGATATCTTCTGGGCCGATGCAGATGCGACCGTCTGTATCATGGAACTAGGTGCGAATTTAAGGAGGAATGCCTGGACGACTCGGACTGCGGTATTCAGGGCACGTGCATCGACAATGGCGGCACGACCGCGCCCACCAAGCACTGTTACTGCAACATTGGATGGTTTGGTCCTGGTTGCGCGAAGA AATCACCGATCAAGACGCTCGACGTGGACCTCGACGCGTACACGATGAAGAAGTTCTCAGACAATTTCACATTCTACTGGCGTATACTCAAGGAGAGCAAAGAACTCGAGGGCGTTATGGTAGTAAATGGCACGAGTTGGGTCGGCGTTGGCTGGCGACCAACCGATTTAACTCCGGCCTGTCGAGCTTTCCCGGAGATCCGTGAAAAACCGAAGGGTGAACCGCTTCCGCAGCCAGAGCCAAAATCGGAACCAGAACCCGAGTCCCAGCCGAAGGCTGAACCGAAACCGGAGCCCGAGCCCGAACCCGAGCCCGAGTTTGGAACGGAACGGTCCGGTGCCAAGAGACGATCAGCCAAAGCTCATGATGTCACGCCGTTGGCCGCGACTCCGCCGTCCGACGCTGACGTCACCGTACAGACCAGCGTGACTTATCGCGTCAGCACGAAGCAAG GTCGGAAAAAGAGGTCTCCCGACTCGGTGTCGCCCTCTACGAATG GGGAACCCGTCGTCGAGCCGAGCACTGTCGACAGCACCAACACCACGCCCGAACCCATACCAGAACCAAAGTCTGAACCAGAGCCTGAACCCGAGCCTAAATCCGAGCCCGAACCCAGTCCAGCGCCAGAACCGAAATCCGAACCCGAACCGAAATCCGAACCAGAACCGAAATCCGAACCAGAACCGAAATCCGAACCAGAGCCAAAGTCTGACGCGCTGATACCTGTCTCGAAATCCGCCTCCAAACCTGAATCGAGTCAACTGAAATCGCCTCCCAAAGCGGAAGCCAGAGCCTACTCAGAACCTAAATCGGAGCCCGAACCTAAATCCGAGCCAGAGCCCAGTTCCGAGCCTGAGCCTAAATCCGAGCCAGAACCTAGTTCCGAGCCTGAGCCTAAATCCGAGCCAGAACCTAGTTCCGAGCCTGAGCCGAAATCCGAGCCAGAACCTAGTTCAGAACCTGAGCCTAAGTCCGAGCCAGAACCAGAACCAAAGTCCGAACCGGAACCCAGTTCCGAACCAGAGCCAAAGTCTGAACCGGAACCGAACTCCGAGCCGGAGCCAAAGTCTGAGCCGACCTCGGAACCAGAGCCGATTTCAGGTCCAAAGTCGAGCGCTACAAAAG CGATCCTCCCTGGACCGGTGCACAAGTACACGCCGAAGCACGACTTCAATCCCATGGACTGTACGGACATCATAATCGGATCGGCGCGCGGCAACAGTCACAAGATCGCCGACTATTACACTAGGGACAGGTCTACGCCTAGAAAAGACGACTACTGGGGCGGCAGGGATACTCTGACCGCCGCGATGGGTTTCGAACGCGACGGCGTCACCACGATAATGTTCAGACGGAAACTGGCTGCGAACGAGCCGACCGACCATGAAATCGTGGACGGAAACATGCAGGTGATATGGGCCAAGGGACAGGAGCCCGGAAACTACGTTCACAATCCACCCAGCGGTATCGAGAAAGCCAAGGTCAGCGTGAAGGACTTCTATAAAGCCGACGAGCTGAAGTACCATGGACACGGTTCGCAGAGGGGCGCCTTGACGCTTAATTTCTTTG agGAGAAAAGGAGGCAGGAGATGGCCGCCAATGGCGACGCGACCATGCAAGCTGCAAGTTGCCAGGGTGAATGGCACTACCCCAGACATTGCTCGCCGGACAACGGTACCTGCGAATACTCGATACAGTGGACGTACAAGAGTCGAAGG GACCAGCTGTCGTTCGTCATCAGTACGACGCACACGAACACTTGGACTGGCATTGGATTCTCCGACGATGAGAAAATG TCGCAAACGGATGCAGTGTTGGGCTGGGTCGACGATAAATCCGGCCGGGCTTTCTTAATGGACACTTGGATCAGCGGGTACAACGCGCCATTGCTCGACCCGTCCCAAGATATTTTCAACATAGGCGGCACTAAAGCAGACGGCGTGACGACTCTGAGGTTCTCGAGGAAGCGGGTCACAAAGGACAACAGGGATCTGTCCTTCACCGACGATCATTGTTTGTACATGATGTACCCCGTCAAGGGTGGCATTTTCAACGCTGTCAGCAAGAAAATACGGAAGCACGATTCTGTACCCGTCGTGTCGGCCGAGAGGATATGCATAAAGTCCTGCGGCGACGAAG AACTCGAAGACATGACTACGCCTGCGCCCCCGAGGTTGCATTACAACGTGGAAGTGAAGCTGGTGAATCTGGGCGACGGTTTCACGGCACCCGTCCCAGGAAGCTCCGACTTCGAGGTCATCTCTAACACGATATCTGACAGCTTTAGTCCAGTCCTTGAGAAACTACCGGGTTATTACCAGATCCGTCTCAACGAGTTACAAAA AGACGAAGAACAGAACGGCGTGATAGCGCGTATGGATTTAATCTTGGACAAGAATGAGGTCAAGGGTAGATCACTAAAGCCTCTGGACACTAGCGTCGCCGCGGAGAAGGCGTTGAAGGAAGCCCTCGTCAACGGAAAAGTCGGTGCTCTTAGCGTCGATCCGCAGTACTTGATCATTAAGGCTCCACGAG TAAACGACTTAAATGGAGAAGACGCGGACGAAGGATCGTCATTTACGTCGGACCTGTTCCTCGATCAGACCAAGCTGTACATCGTTGTCGGTTGCGTAGCCGCATTGCTCGCCCTGGTCCTACTACAAGCAAGCTGTACTCTCTACAGATCGTCCAGAAGACGAACAACGAAG GATCGCCTGATCGCCAGTAACGCGTGGAAGGACTACGCCTCGGGTGCGAACACGAATTTCGCGTTCGAAGCGTTCGAGACGGAGGAGAaggcgccgccgccgccggtctCCAGCCTGCCACGTCACAGAGAGATGACCGGCAACGGTCTCGGCGGCACCGATCAGGTGGAGGGACCGAATCGCATGGTGGGTCCCCGGGCGACGTACAGTCTACCGCGCGCGCCGGGCTCCAGGCACACGGCGCCGATTCAGCCCGGCTACTACACGCAGGATCGCAGGGATCACTATCAGCGGTCGAAGAGCAGCATGCACAACCCGGCGAGCGGCGTGTCGAGCCAGCCGAACCAGCCGGACTTCTACTTCATGCCCAGCCAGCGCAAGTACAGCGGCGAGGTGGTGCGCGTGTACGTGGATTACGGGAGCCAAGCGACGAAGTAG
- the nahoda gene encoding DOMON-like domain-containing protein nahoda isoform X3: protein MQGGFRLQILDALDRPLVDLTPVTKSSEFVEDDATAQSYAVQLPQNFTCTDCTIRLLREAEEWGSSYRFWSCADIDIIERKTYREDCSGHGRYLLGRCRCDRLYHGTRCEFKEECLDDSDCGIQGTCIDNGGTTAPTKHCYCNIGWFGPGCAKKSPIKTLDVDLDAYTMKKFSDNFTFYWRILKESKELEGVMVVNGTSWVGVGWRPTDLTPACRAFPEIREKPKGEPLPQPEPKSEPEPESQPKAEPKPEPEPEPEPEFGTERSGAKRRSAKAHDVTPLAATPPSDADVTVQTSVTYRVSTKQGRKKRSPDSVSPSTNGEPVVEPSTVDSTNTTPEPIPEPKSEPEPEPEPKSEPEPSPAPEPKSEPEPKSEPEPKSEPEPKSEPEPKSDALIPVSKSASKPESSQLKSPPKAEARAYSEPKSEPEPKSEPEPSSEPEPKSEPEPSSEPEPKSEPEPSSEPEPKSEPEPSSEPEPKSEPEPEPKSEPEPSSEPEPKSEPEPNSEPEPKSEPTSEPEPISGPKSSATKAILPGPVHKYTPKHDFNPMDCTDIIIGSARGNSHKIADYYTRDRSTPRKDDYWGGRDTLTAAMGFERDGVTTIMFRRKLAANEPTDHEIVDGNMQVIWAKGQEPGNYVHNPPSGIEKAKVSVKDFYKADELKYHGHGSQRGALTLNFFEEKRRQEMAANGDATMQAASCQGEWHYPRHCSPDNGTCEYSIQWTYKSRRDQLSFVISTTHTNTWTGIGFSDDEKMSQTDAVLGWVDDKSGRAFLMDTWISGYNAPLLDPSQDIFNIGGTKADGVTTLRFSRKRVTKDNRDLSFTDDHCLYMMYPVKGGIFNAVSKKIRKHDSVPVVSAERICIKSCGDEELEDMTTPAPPRLHYNVEVKLVNLGDGFTAPVPGSSDFEVISNTISDSFSPVLEKLPGYYQIRLNELQKDEEQNGVIARMDLILDKNEVKGRSLKPLDTSVAAEKALKEALVNGKVGALSVDPQYLIIKAPRVNDLNGEDADEGSSFTSDLFLDQTKLYIVVGCVAALLALVLLQASCTLYRSSRRRTTKDRLIASNAWKDYASGANTNFAFEAFETEEKAPPPPVSSLPRHREMTGNGLGGTDQVEGPNRMVGPRATYSLPRAPGSRHTAPIQPGYYTQDRRDHYQRSKSSMHNPASGVSSQPNQPDFYFMPSQRKYSGEVVRVYVDYGSQATK, encoded by the exons ATGCAG GGAGGATTTCGATTACAAATCCTAGACGCCCTCGACAGGCCTCTGGTCGATTTGACTCCCGTGACAAAGAGCAGCGAGTTCGTGGAGGATGATGCCAC GGCACAGAGTTACGCTGTACAATTACCCCAGAATTTCACTTGCACCGACTGCACCATCAGACTTCTGAGAGAAGCCGAGGAATGGGGCTCGAGTTACAGATTCTGGTCCTGCGCCGATATCGAT ATTATCGAGAGGAAGACCTATAGAGAGGACTGTAGCGGCCACGGCCGATATCTTCTGGGCCGATGCAGATGCGACCGTCTGTATCATGGAACTAGGTGCGAATTTAAGGAGGAATGCCTGGACGACTCGGACTGCGGTATTCAGGGCACGTGCATCGACAATGGCGGCACGACCGCGCCCACCAAGCACTGTTACTGCAACATTGGATGGTTTGGTCCTGGTTGCGCGAAGA AATCACCGATCAAGACGCTCGACGTGGACCTCGACGCGTACACGATGAAGAAGTTCTCAGACAATTTCACATTCTACTGGCGTATACTCAAGGAGAGCAAAGAACTCGAGGGCGTTATGGTAGTAAATGGCACGAGTTGGGTCGGCGTTGGCTGGCGACCAACCGATTTAACTCCGGCCTGTCGAGCTTTCCCGGAGATCCGTGAAAAACCGAAGGGTGAACCGCTTCCGCAGCCAGAGCCAAAATCGGAACCAGAACCCGAGTCCCAGCCGAAGGCTGAACCGAAACCGGAGCCCGAGCCCGAACCCGAGCCCGAGTTTGGAACGGAACGGTCCGGTGCCAAGAGACGATCAGCCAAAGCTCATGATGTCACGCCGTTGGCCGCGACTCCGCCGTCCGACGCTGACGTCACCGTACAGACCAGCGTGACTTATCGCGTCAGCACGAAGCAAG GTCGGAAAAAGAGGTCTCCCGACTCGGTGTCGCCCTCTACGAATG GGGAACCCGTCGTCGAGCCGAGCACTGTCGACAGCACCAACACCACGCCCGAACCCATACCAGAACCAAAGTCTGAACCAGAGCCTGAACCCGAGCCTAAATCCGAGCCCGAACCCAGTCCAGCGCCAGAACCGAAATCCGAACCCGAACCGAAATCCGAACCAGAACCGAAATCCGAACCAGAACCGAAATCCGAACCAGAGCCAAAGTCTGACGCGCTGATACCTGTCTCGAAATCCGCCTCCAAACCTGAATCGAGTCAACTGAAATCGCCTCCCAAAGCGGAAGCCAGAGCCTACTCAGAACCTAAATCGGAGCCCGAACCTAAATCCGAGCCAGAGCCCAGTTCCGAGCCTGAGCCTAAATCCGAGCCAGAACCTAGTTCCGAGCCTGAGCCTAAATCCGAGCCAGAACCTAGTTCCGAGCCTGAGCCGAAATCCGAGCCAGAACCTAGTTCAGAACCTGAGCCTAAGTCCGAGCCAGAACCAGAACCAAAGTCCGAACCGGAACCCAGTTCCGAACCAGAGCCAAAGTCTGAACCGGAACCGAACTCCGAGCCGGAGCCAAAGTCTGAGCCGACCTCGGAACCAGAGCCGATTTCAGGTCCAAAGTCGAGCGCTACAAAAG CGATCCTCCCTGGACCGGTGCACAAGTACACGCCGAAGCACGACTTCAATCCCATGGACTGTACGGACATCATAATCGGATCGGCGCGCGGCAACAGTCACAAGATCGCCGACTATTACACTAGGGACAGGTCTACGCCTAGAAAAGACGACTACTGGGGCGGCAGGGATACTCTGACCGCCGCGATGGGTTTCGAACGCGACGGCGTCACCACGATAATGTTCAGACGGAAACTGGCTGCGAACGAGCCGACCGACCATGAAATCGTGGACGGAAACATGCAGGTGATATGGGCCAAGGGACAGGAGCCCGGAAACTACGTTCACAATCCACCCAGCGGTATCGAGAAAGCCAAGGTCAGCGTGAAGGACTTCTATAAAGCCGACGAGCTGAAGTACCATGGACACGGTTCGCAGAGGGGCGCCTTGACGCTTAATTTCTTTG agGAGAAAAGGAGGCAGGAGATGGCCGCCAATGGCGACGCGACCATGCAAGCTGCAAGTTGCCAGGGTGAATGGCACTACCCCAGACATTGCTCGCCGGACAACGGTACCTGCGAATACTCGATACAGTGGACGTACAAGAGTCGAAGG GACCAGCTGTCGTTCGTCATCAGTACGACGCACACGAACACTTGGACTGGCATTGGATTCTCCGACGATGAGAAAATG TCGCAAACGGATGCAGTGTTGGGCTGGGTCGACGATAAATCCGGCCGGGCTTTCTTAATGGACACTTGGATCAGCGGGTACAACGCGCCATTGCTCGACCCGTCCCAAGATATTTTCAACATAGGCGGCACTAAAGCAGACGGCGTGACGACTCTGAGGTTCTCGAGGAAGCGGGTCACAAAGGACAACAGGGATCTGTCCTTCACCGACGATCATTGTTTGTACATGATGTACCCCGTCAAGGGTGGCATTTTCAACGCTGTCAGCAAGAAAATACGGAAGCACGATTCTGTACCCGTCGTGTCGGCCGAGAGGATATGCATAAAGTCCTGCGGCGACGAAG AACTCGAAGACATGACTACGCCTGCGCCCCCGAGGTTGCATTACAACGTGGAAGTGAAGCTGGTGAATCTGGGCGACGGTTTCACGGCACCCGTCCCAGGAAGCTCCGACTTCGAGGTCATCTCTAACACGATATCTGACAGCTTTAGTCCAGTCCTTGAGAAACTACCGGGTTATTACCAGATCCGTCTCAACGAGTTACAAAA AGACGAAGAACAGAACGGCGTGATAGCGCGTATGGATTTAATCTTGGACAAGAATGAGGTCAAGGGTAGATCACTAAAGCCTCTGGACACTAGCGTCGCCGCGGAGAAGGCGTTGAAGGAAGCCCTCGTCAACGGAAAAGTCGGTGCTCTTAGCGTCGATCCGCAGTACTTGATCATTAAGGCTCCACGAG TAAACGACTTAAATGGAGAAGACGCGGACGAAGGATCGTCATTTACGTCGGACCTGTTCCTCGATCAGACCAAGCTGTACATCGTTGTCGGTTGCGTAGCCGCATTGCTCGCCCTGGTCCTACTACAAGCAAGCTGTACTCTCTACAGATCGTCCAGAAGACGAACAACGAAG GATCGCCTGATCGCCAGTAACGCGTGGAAGGACTACGCCTCGGGTGCGAACACGAATTTCGCGTTCGAAGCGTTCGAGACGGAGGAGAaggcgccgccgccgccggtctCCAGCCTGCCACGTCACAGAGAGATGACCGGCAACGGTCTCGGCGGCACCGATCAGGTGGAGGGACCGAATCGCATGGTGGGTCCCCGGGCGACGTACAGTCTACCGCGCGCGCCGGGCTCCAGGCACACGGCGCCGATTCAGCCCGGCTACTACACGCAGGATCGCAGGGATCACTATCAGCGGTCGAAGAGCAGCATGCACAACCCGGCGAGCGGCGTGTCGAGCCAGCCGAACCAGCCGGACTTCTACTTCATGCCCAGCCAGCGCAAGTACAGCGGCGAGGTGGTGCGCGTGTACGTGGATTACGGGAGCCAAGCGACGAAGTAG
- the nahoda gene encoding DOMON-like domain-containing protein nahoda isoform X1 encodes MPSKTCSAVIAGMILLVFTVISYREVQGHVALTFPRARKYDLDFLDNGRTPGPCGMPRGDVKTTFLSGSNFNVTWHLAYPHRGGFRLQILDALDRPLVDLTPVTKSSEFVEDDATAQSYAVQLPQNFTCTDCTIRLLREAEEWGSSYRFWSCADIDIIERKTYREDCSGHGRYLLGRCRCDRLYHGTRCEFKEECLDDSDCGIQGTCIDNGGTTAPTKHCYCNIGWFGPGCAKKSPIKTLDVDLDAYTMKKFSDNFTFYWRILKESKELEGVMVVNGTSWVGVGWRPTDLTPACRAFPEIREKPKGEPLPQPEPKSEPEPESQPKAEPKPEPEPEPEPEFGTERSGAKRRSAKAHDVTPLAATPPSDADVTVQTSVTYRVSTKQGRKKRSPDSVSPSTNGEPVVEPSTVDSTNTTPEPIPEPKSEPEPEPEPKSEPEPSPAPEPKSEPEPKSEPEPKSEPEPKSEPEPKSDALIPVSKSASKPESSQLKSPPKAEARAYSEPKSEPEPKSEPEPSSEPEPKSEPEPSSEPEPKSEPEPSSEPEPKSEPEPSSEPEPKSEPEPEPKSEPEPSSEPEPKSEPEPNSEPEPKSEPTSEPEPISGPKSSATKAILPGPVHKYTPKHDFNPMDCTDIIIGSARGNSHKIADYYTRDRSTPRKDDYWGGRDTLTAAMGFERDGVTTIMFRRKLAANEPTDHEIVDGNMQVIWAKGQEPGNYVHNPPSGIEKAKVSVKDFYKADELKYHGHGSQRGALTLNFFEEKRRQEMAANGDATMQAASCQGEWHYPRHCSPDNGTCEYSIQWTYKSRRDQLSFVISTTHTNTWTGIGFSDDEKMSQTDAVLGWVDDKSGRAFLMDTWISGYNAPLLDPSQDIFNIGGTKADGVTTLRFSRKRVTKDNRDLSFTDDHCLYMMYPVKGGIFNAVSKKIRKHDSVPVVSAERICIKSCGDEELEDMTTPAPPRLHYNVEVKLVNLGDGFTAPVPGSSDFEVISNTISDSFSPVLEKLPGYYQIRLNELQKDEEQNGVIARMDLILDKNEVKGRSLKPLDTSVAAEKALKEALVNGKVGALSVDPQYLIIKAPRVNDLNGEDADEGSSFTSDLFLDQTKLYIVVGCVAALLALVLLQASCTLYRSSRRRTTKDRLIASNAWKDYASGANTNFAFEAFETEEKAPPPPVSSLPRHREMTGNGLGGTDQVEGPNRMVGPRATYSLPRAPGSRHTAPIQPGYYTQDRRDHYQRSKSSMHNPASGVSSQPNQPDFYFMPSQRKYSGEVVRVYVDYGSQATK; translated from the exons ATGCCATCGAAAACGTGTTCCGCGGTTATCGCGGGAATGATCCTGCTGGTGTTCACGGTGATATCGTACAGGGAAGTGCAAGGACACGTCGCCTTGACCTTTCCGCGCGCGAGGAAGTACGATTTGGATTTCCTGGACAACGGCAGGACACCTGGACCATGCGGAATGCCTCGCG GCGATGTCAAGACCACTTTTCTGTCCGGGAGTAATTTCAACGTCACGTGGCATTTGGCATATCCACACCGA GGAGGATTTCGATTACAAATCCTAGACGCCCTCGACAGGCCTCTGGTCGATTTGACTCCCGTGACAAAGAGCAGCGAGTTCGTGGAGGATGATGCCAC GGCACAGAGTTACGCTGTACAATTACCCCAGAATTTCACTTGCACCGACTGCACCATCAGACTTCTGAGAGAAGCCGAGGAATGGGGCTCGAGTTACAGATTCTGGTCCTGCGCCGATATCGAT ATTATCGAGAGGAAGACCTATAGAGAGGACTGTAGCGGCCACGGCCGATATCTTCTGGGCCGATGCAGATGCGACCGTCTGTATCATGGAACTAGGTGCGAATTTAAGGAGGAATGCCTGGACGACTCGGACTGCGGTATTCAGGGCACGTGCATCGACAATGGCGGCACGACCGCGCCCACCAAGCACTGTTACTGCAACATTGGATGGTTTGGTCCTGGTTGCGCGAAGA AATCACCGATCAAGACGCTCGACGTGGACCTCGACGCGTACACGATGAAGAAGTTCTCAGACAATTTCACATTCTACTGGCGTATACTCAAGGAGAGCAAAGAACTCGAGGGCGTTATGGTAGTAAATGGCACGAGTTGGGTCGGCGTTGGCTGGCGACCAACCGATTTAACTCCGGCCTGTCGAGCTTTCCCGGAGATCCGTGAAAAACCGAAGGGTGAACCGCTTCCGCAGCCAGAGCCAAAATCGGAACCAGAACCCGAGTCCCAGCCGAAGGCTGAACCGAAACCGGAGCCCGAGCCCGAACCCGAGCCCGAGTTTGGAACGGAACGGTCCGGTGCCAAGAGACGATCAGCCAAAGCTCATGATGTCACGCCGTTGGCCGCGACTCCGCCGTCCGACGCTGACGTCACCGTACAGACCAGCGTGACTTATCGCGTCAGCACGAAGCAAG GTCGGAAAAAGAGGTCTCCCGACTCGGTGTCGCCCTCTACGAATG GGGAACCCGTCGTCGAGCCGAGCACTGTCGACAGCACCAACACCACGCCCGAACCCATACCAGAACCAAAGTCTGAACCAGAGCCTGAACCCGAGCCTAAATCCGAGCCCGAACCCAGTCCAGCGCCAGAACCGAAATCCGAACCCGAACCGAAATCCGAACCAGAACCGAAATCCGAACCAGAACCGAAATCCGAACCAGAGCCAAAGTCTGACGCGCTGATACCTGTCTCGAAATCCGCCTCCAAACCTGAATCGAGTCAACTGAAATCGCCTCCCAAAGCGGAAGCCAGAGCCTACTCAGAACCTAAATCGGAGCCCGAACCTAAATCCGAGCCAGAGCCCAGTTCCGAGCCTGAGCCTAAATCCGAGCCAGAACCTAGTTCCGAGCCTGAGCCTAAATCCGAGCCAGAACCTAGTTCCGAGCCTGAGCCGAAATCCGAGCCAGAACCTAGTTCAGAACCTGAGCCTAAGTCCGAGCCAGAACCAGAACCAAAGTCCGAACCGGAACCCAGTTCCGAACCAGAGCCAAAGTCTGAACCGGAACCGAACTCCGAGCCGGAGCCAAAGTCTGAGCCGACCTCGGAACCAGAGCCGATTTCAGGTCCAAAGTCGAGCGCTACAAAAG CGATCCTCCCTGGACCGGTGCACAAGTACACGCCGAAGCACGACTTCAATCCCATGGACTGTACGGACATCATAATCGGATCGGCGCGCGGCAACAGTCACAAGATCGCCGACTATTACACTAGGGACAGGTCTACGCCTAGAAAAGACGACTACTGGGGCGGCAGGGATACTCTGACCGCCGCGATGGGTTTCGAACGCGACGGCGTCACCACGATAATGTTCAGACGGAAACTGGCTGCGAACGAGCCGACCGACCATGAAATCGTGGACGGAAACATGCAGGTGATATGGGCCAAGGGACAGGAGCCCGGAAACTACGTTCACAATCCACCCAGCGGTATCGAGAAAGCCAAGGTCAGCGTGAAGGACTTCTATAAAGCCGACGAGCTGAAGTACCATGGACACGGTTCGCAGAGGGGCGCCTTGACGCTTAATTTCTTTG agGAGAAAAGGAGGCAGGAGATGGCCGCCAATGGCGACGCGACCATGCAAGCTGCAAGTTGCCAGGGTGAATGGCACTACCCCAGACATTGCTCGCCGGACAACGGTACCTGCGAATACTCGATACAGTGGACGTACAAGAGTCGAAGG GACCAGCTGTCGTTCGTCATCAGTACGACGCACACGAACACTTGGACTGGCATTGGATTCTCCGACGATGAGAAAATG TCGCAAACGGATGCAGTGTTGGGCTGGGTCGACGATAAATCCGGCCGGGCTTTCTTAATGGACACTTGGATCAGCGGGTACAACGCGCCATTGCTCGACCCGTCCCAAGATATTTTCAACATAGGCGGCACTAAAGCAGACGGCGTGACGACTCTGAGGTTCTCGAGGAAGCGGGTCACAAAGGACAACAGGGATCTGTCCTTCACCGACGATCATTGTTTGTACATGATGTACCCCGTCAAGGGTGGCATTTTCAACGCTGTCAGCAAGAAAATACGGAAGCACGATTCTGTACCCGTCGTGTCGGCCGAGAGGATATGCATAAAGTCCTGCGGCGACGAAG AACTCGAAGACATGACTACGCCTGCGCCCCCGAGGTTGCATTACAACGTGGAAGTGAAGCTGGTGAATCTGGGCGACGGTTTCACGGCACCCGTCCCAGGAAGCTCCGACTTCGAGGTCATCTCTAACACGATATCTGACAGCTTTAGTCCAGTCCTTGAGAAACTACCGGGTTATTACCAGATCCGTCTCAACGAGTTACAAAA AGACGAAGAACAGAACGGCGTGATAGCGCGTATGGATTTAATCTTGGACAAGAATGAGGTCAAGGGTAGATCACTAAAGCCTCTGGACACTAGCGTCGCCGCGGAGAAGGCGTTGAAGGAAGCCCTCGTCAACGGAAAAGTCGGTGCTCTTAGCGTCGATCCGCAGTACTTGATCATTAAGGCTCCACGAG TAAACGACTTAAATGGAGAAGACGCGGACGAAGGATCGTCATTTACGTCGGACCTGTTCCTCGATCAGACCAAGCTGTACATCGTTGTCGGTTGCGTAGCCGCATTGCTCGCCCTGGTCCTACTACAAGCAAGCTGTACTCTCTACAGATCGTCCAGAAGACGAACAACGAAG GATCGCCTGATCGCCAGTAACGCGTGGAAGGACTACGCCTCGGGTGCGAACACGAATTTCGCGTTCGAAGCGTTCGAGACGGAGGAGAaggcgccgccgccgccggtctCCAGCCTGCCACGTCACAGAGAGATGACCGGCAACGGTCTCGGCGGCACCGATCAGGTGGAGGGACCGAATCGCATGGTGGGTCCCCGGGCGACGTACAGTCTACCGCGCGCGCCGGGCTCCAGGCACACGGCGCCGATTCAGCCCGGCTACTACACGCAGGATCGCAGGGATCACTATCAGCGGTCGAAGAGCAGCATGCACAACCCGGCGAGCGGCGTGTCGAGCCAGCCGAACCAGCCGGACTTCTACTTCATGCCCAGCCAGCGCAAGTACAGCGGCGAGGTGGTGCGCGTGTACGTGGATTACGGGAGCCAAGCGACGAAGTAG